The window gtaatcacttacttacttaagtacatgcaagtacaactacaagcacTCGATCGCCCTTGATTCGTGCACAAGCGATgcaacaagtacagtatacttgcTACGTCGACAAATCACCATACAATAGGATGCTGTGCATACTTACGGGCAACAAGTATCGAATACAACTGCTTTCTGCGTAGGAATAATTTATGCTCATGtatccatgtacatgtacattctCGTGATGACTCCTGGAATACAAGCTTAACGCCATGAGTGCACACCGATACCAACTGACCGACAACTCCCTCTCGTGATTAGGAAATGCTCGTGCTGAAAGGGCAACGTCATACTGAGAATCGCTCGCTCCGCCGCCAACCCGTCAAGCCAGTCTGCCAGGCCTTTGGTTGGTCTCCAAGACGGTGCACTCGATCGTCGTCAGCCGGCCTGAATTAGACGACGAAGCATGGCAACGGCCCCCGGCGTCTCGTGccatgccgccgagctgAACCAGcacgtcgtcatggcctcgTCCCTGGACCCGTGCTTGTGATACATGTGCAGCATCCTCGGCATCTCGAGCTTGCAAGAGTCCGGATCGGCGGCCAGAAGCTTCCACAGATGCGGGCTGTTCGCCTGGACGGCCGCGTGCAGCTCCCTGACCTGGCCCTTCATCGTTCGAGCCAGGCCCACCGTCACCTCGGGCggggcgaggagaaggccGGGCCTCGCGCCGACaatgcggccgacgaggttgtCGCGGATCATCTCGATGATTTCGGCCGGCAGCGTGCCTCGCAGGGCGACTCGAACGTTCTGCAGCGCCTCAAGGTCGAGCAGCAGGCGCATCTTGATGAGCGTCATGGCCACAGCCTGGCCGAGGTCCAGatccctcgtcctcgtccacggcaTCTCGAGAGGCTCGAACACGTCGGCGttttcgacgtcgaggaacGGTCGGTCCAAGTCGGTCCAGTCGTAGTCCGGGTCCTCGACCGTCGTGGCGAACCACTTCATGAAGTCGTAGGCCTCCTGGTCCCTGCCGAGGCGGATGTACAGGCTGGGCACCTGCTGGCGCAGGAGCATCTGGTCCTTGCGTGCGAGCCGCATGAGATCCAGCAGGTGAGCgagcgcctcctcgacgacgaggacgctgccgccgacgcggccgaagCACAGAAGCAgaacgtcgacgagaaggTAGCGGGCCCGCATGTAGGGGCGCGTCTCCGTGATGGCCCAGAAGCGGCCGACGTGGGCGTCGAAGACTCTGTCGGGCGAAGGGAAGTCGCCGGGGATCCACCGcagcttcttctcctcgtcctcgtggTAGGCGCGTGCCCTCTGGACCGACTTGCACGCCTTCTTGTGCGCTCTTCGGTCCGAGACCTGACATTCCTTCCCGCAGTAGTAGACCGTTCGGCAAGCCGAGCAGCGGTGGAGGTTCCCGTTCTGCCCGAGGCAGAGATGACAGGCCAACGGCAAGAGTGTATTGGGCTTGCCGAGGTCCGTGCCGTTGACGAGCGGCATCGGATGAAAGCTGGTGTGTGCCTACGGTCGCCTGACTTTGTCTCGCTCTGCCGTCTGAGCTCTGCGGCAAAATATTTGCCGTGATGGGGATCTTGCCGTGATGGGGACAGTGCTTGGCCGACGTGATGGGCAGAGtagcggtggcggcggcggcagaacCGGCGGCAAGGGGAGGAGATGGAAGAGAGAGGAGAGAAGCGGAAGGTGAAGCTTCGGCCAGAGGACGTCACCGATGTCTGTCGTTCATTCTATTGGTGACAGCCATCGCACAGCGCGGTGACCCTGCACCCTGAGCTTCCCCCGCACGCTCGCATGGTGGCATGATTCGCCTTTCCGGGCGACCACTCTTCTTATCAATTGATCAAGCTGCCGATCCAAGTTAGCCGTGCGCAAGGATGGCCGGCTACGTTGGATATCCCGGGTTGACCTACTCCGCTGCGTCTTGCATGGCAGTGATGCTGTGGTCGGGAGTCGGTCGCACCAGTTAAAAGACGACCCGTTCGGGAAGTAAATAATGCTGTAATATGCTTTATTGCCTGCGAATAAACTGCAATGCCGACactaagtaattacggagtaaagATCGGGTATGATACAGCACACTCTAGTACGTTTACGTACTAGTCTGATGCCAATTATTTCTTGCTTgtaatacatgtattactgAAGGTGCACTtggatgtgtacagtacttacttggtacagtacatgtactgtattactgaGGGTGCACTTGGatgtgtacctgtacatgtaatacggagtacagtactccgtacagtgcctagtactctcgcaagtacggagtacatgacaGGCGCTTATGAATGTACTGAATGAAACTCCAcaggtgtacaactacagcaagtacaagaatGAGAACAATTACCAGCCATCCAttggtgtacttacatgtaattgtacttacttacaataTCGActcaggtacggagtaatacttcGTCCTGTAAGGAGTAATactacctacggagtatttcaaagtacagtgcaagtactccgtacacctacaactgcaactacagtacctagtacctagtacttacagtacatactgtCCTTAAAGTAATGCTAAGTAGGTACGGATTACAGCACACCCACGCGTAAGCCTAGCCACCTGCAGGCTACCCTACAGCACTTtgccgagtacatgcactgaATCAGGACTTCCACGGTCCACCACACACCACATCACCCACACCTCACCCCGCTTGAAGCTCCCCCAACCTCGCATGCCGTGCGAATGAatcatcgccgtcatcgacagCAATGAGCAGCACGCCGCACCCGTTCTCACTTCGATGACAGCTTGACCTGCGTCCGTCACTCGCACCATGACGGCCCCGCTGCCGCACTCGCCGCCCATCGACGACAAATCCCCCTTCGAGCTCAACCTTCAACACGGCCACAGGGACCTCGTCCAAGCGGTCGCCTTCAACACCTACGGCGACCGATGCGCAACCGgttccgtcgacggccgcattCGCGTCTTCAACCGGCACAAGGACGGCGTCTGGCGCCTGTGCGACACTTGGACCGCCCACGGTGGCGAAGTTCTCGAGGttggcgccgccctcgcccgctaGCACGCCCGACCTGATCTTGCTCCCCTCGGCTGACCGTGAtgctcgtccacctcgcACGCAGCTGCAATGGCTGCCTTCCACCATATACCCcaacctcgtcgcctccctcgGCATCGAAGGTTGGTTCAGGCTCTGGGCCGAGAACCCCTCGGCCCCCCCGGGGCGCCGCTTCTGCTCCGGCCGCTCCGTCACCGGTCGCCCTGCCTTCGACACCCGCTCGAGCCGGGCGCCGTACCGGTCCTTTTCCATGAAGCACAACGAGGAGACGAGGCAGACGCACCTCGCCCTGCTCGCcaccgacggccgcctgACCATCTACGAGAATGACCAGCCCGAGAACCTGTCCGAGTACACGTCCATCGACGAGTTCTCCGTCGGCCCGAAGCCGAgccgcggcgaggaggtcTCCTATCGGGTCCGCTTCGACCCGAACCCGGAGCCGTGCTACGCCGCCCTGCGCGCGGGCGTCACCTCggatgccctcggcctcgtcgtcgccgccatggatGTCGTCAAGGTCTACAGGTCGCGCGACGTCGTCACCACCTCGTACGGCGTCTCCTCCACCCAGAAGGAATTTTACCTCGCCGTGGAGATTCCCGGCCAccgcggcctcgtccgagacgTCGTCTGGGCGCCGGGGAACATCAGGGGCTACGACATGGTTGCCACCGCCTGCCAGGACGGCTACGCCCGCGTTTTCCGCCTCGACACCCCGTACtcggacgccgacggcaagtcctggtcggccgccgacctcctcaagcccgccgtcgtcccgcCCGCCAAGGACGGCTTGGTCggccaggacgacgacgagaagcagcaccagcaccagcaccccTCGACCCTGAGCGCCAGTCTCGCCAAGTCGGGCGCCCAGACCGAACGCCAGTGGACCGGCCAGCCGGGACAGGTCGAGCACGTCTTCCGGGAGATCTCGCGCCTCGACAGCCACCGTACGCCCGTCTGGCGCGTGGGcttcgacgatgacggccagATCCTAGGCAGCaccggcgatgacggccgccTGCTCTGCTATCGCCAGACGCCCGATGGTGCCTGGGCCAAGAGCTCCGAGCTGGTCATGATGAAGGCTCGAATGGCGGCCCCTTGAGCGGAGAGGGGGAGCGGATGGGGGGCCGACTTTGCGGCTCCTGACGATACCCCGCGTGCGTGATGCGTCGTGTTGATGCGTGGCATGGATGCGCCGCCCTTTGATGGCTGGTACGTTGCCTCGCGGCATATCGGGCGTGTGAAGGATGACTTGACCTGATGTCGACGTAGGCTTGCAAGCGGACAGACAAGGTCATCGTCGAAAAGGTCATCGTCGAATCGGCCACCCCATCATGGGCAATGCCACACGATTCGTCACTGGAGCCGCCGAACCACATCAAGCAAAAGGATAACTGCGCGAAGGAGCATGAACCCATAGTTTCTGTCCATGCCTTCACCAGGAGACGCCGGCATCACATATGACGCGCAGCGACGACGTGTGCGTGATGCATCGGTCTGTACTAATAATGTATTTCATACGGGGGGATTTCTAATCAAACCACGGCAAGTGTTTTGCCCACTGATAGTCCCATTCTTCCTTGTCATAATGTTTCCTCCATAAAACCCGACGCTCCAATTCAACAATCAAGTAGCAAGTAGCAAGCAAACTCCAAGCCAACGCCAGTCATGACGATTTTTTATtttaggggggggggggggggttgcgCATGGGGCCGTAGGGTTGCCACACGCACGAGCGGCCACGACGTCTGGTCGAGGCGCGCAGAGGGGTCAAGGGCGGCGGAAAGCGGGGAGGTGGGTTGATAGGTGACGGCGGCACGGGCCGCACTCACCCCCCCTCACGTCGTGACGGGACGACCAGCCATCCGCCTTCCCCCGTGACCCTCTCAAGGTGCTGTGCTCGAATGCACGCGAGGGTCGGAGATCGACCCCCTACGCCGCATCGGCGCTCGCACCAGGCTGGACGAGCTTGGTGACctgggcgccggcgcggacGATGCGCTGGCCGGACGAGTCGTTGGTGTAGGTGACGTCCTTGTTCTCGAACTGGGCGCGCTTCCAAATCTCCACCTCGCAGCCGCCTCggaggacgccgacgcgcaTCGTCGAGAGCAGGTTGTGGGCGGCGTTGGAGTGGTTGTAGACGCCGCCGTTGAAGATGGCCGTGGCGTCCTTGCCGATGGCCGACGTGATGAGGGCCTTGCCGCCGGGGTGGTCCTTGATGAAGTCGCCCACGTCGTGGATGAcaccggcgatggcgatgagggcCTTGCCCTTGttcttggcgtcgtcgacgaagtCGTCCCAGCTGATGACGGGAAGCTGCTCGAGAGGGGTTCCCCAGTCGAGCGTGGAGCGCTTCTGGTCGAGCTTCTTCTGCATCTGCTGGACGCGGCCCTTCTCGATCTCGTTGGCACGGAACTGCTTGAGGTCATAGGCCAAGCCCGTGTACTTCCAGAGGCAGATCATCCACTTGGTCGGGTCGTACTGCCACCACTCAATGGCGTTTCGGAAGTCCGAAGGGAACTCGTGGTGGAAGTTGTGGTagccctcgccgagggtgacgagggccgTGATGACGTGGTCGCGGGGCGAGTTGCGGTCGTCAAAGGGCTGGTCGCCGAGCCAGTGGGCGAGCGAGTTGACGCAGAACGTGGCCTGCTGGACGAAGCAGATGCGCAGGATGCCGCCGTAGATGAAGCCGCCGAGCCAGTCGCCCCAGCCGAGACCGCAGACGAGCGTGGGGAAGACGAGGGCCATGGAGATGACCGACTTGAGGTAGTTGCGGTGCTGCCAGACGACGATGGGGTCCTCGTTGAGGTCCGTGATGTCGGTGCGGCCCTTGCGCTTGGGGTTCTGCTTGAAGACCATCCAGCCGATGTGCGAGTAGAGGAGTCCCTTGCGGACCGAGTAGGGATCCTTGACCGTGTCGGTGTAACGGTGGTGGGCGCGGTGCTCCTTGGACCACCAGCGGATGgagccctcgacggcgccggcgccgacggcggcgaggtagATCTTGAGGGGCGTCGTGGCCTTGTACGACGTGTGAGCCCAGAGGCGATGGTAGCCTGAGAAGGGTCAGCGTTGAGCATCGAATCGACCGAGTCGGCCGGGCCGCCGCTACGTACCGGCGGTGATGCCGAGACCGGTGTTGAAGTAATAGATGACGGAGAAGATGGCCGTGTAGAACTGAAGAGGGATCCAGTAGGCGGAGATGAAGCCAATCATGGGGATGAAGATGATAAAGGTCGTGTTCAGCCAGTCGACGTGCTTGTGCCAGTTCGACAAGGTCATGGGCGTGTCGGAGATGTGAACTTTGTCGAGGGCGTAATTGGCCTTCCGGAGAGGCTTGTACTCCGTCGTCCCGTCCGGGAAGGCCTCTGCCTGGGCCTTGGCGGCCGCAGACGAAGGTTCTGACATGGCGAGCGAGAGGAGGGAAGAGTGGCTAGAGACTTCGATGCTGCCTTGGAACGACGTGGACTCGTGCCGGCCAAGGTGCTACAGGTCCGACTAGCAGCACCAAGACGATTAACGTTGAGGAGAGGGCGGTGAACAGGAGGTTAATTCGAGGATAAAGGACGATTGAGGAAGAACGGGCAtgcgagggagaggaggaggagggagaggagggaggatggagaggagggaggaggtgAAAGGATGGTGAAGGATGAATTAGTAGGCAAGGAAAGGAAGGTTGAAGTAGCAGCAGCAGTTTGCTCGCAgtaatagtaagtaagtattagtgCATTGGTAGTAGCAAGTATGCGAAACGAGGTACATGTGAAGTACTCGTCCGTAGTAGGGATGGGGAATGCCTGTGTGTTGGGGCGGACGGAGGCGGGCCCAAAGCTTTGAGTTGAACGTTGGACTttttgtacatgtaccacgTCTATCAATTACTACtggcgagtacttgtacatgtagcaaggcagtaagtacttacagtttGGTGCTGCGTACTCCGTTCatggagtaattaatactgtaggtacctataaCAGACTGATCGAGAGAGACAGCACAGCGCCGCCACCCGGTGCAAGCCGCTCGAAAGCATTTTCCCTGCCCATCCATTTGTTTCTTCCTCAGCCGTTTTTTTTCTCGAGTCTCCTGATCCTCAGGTCAGGTCGAGCGGAAAACTCGGAGTCTGGTGGCATCATGCGCTTGTTGatgggaggagagggggggggggggggagagggatTGTTGAATCCCCTGACTTTGCGCATTGAACGTCTACTGTACCATGCTAATTCAAgtgtgtacttgctgctcAGACTACCTCGCTCGTGCGCTCCATTGTGCCTGGCTCTCGTTCAACATGCCTCTCTCCCTCCTTCCGGGCCCCGCACATCGATTGGGCATCACGAAGAAGAATTCCCAGTTTGCTTGATGCTCTCTCGACGGAACTCTTCCATCACGgcacacatgtacatgtacgtgtactcggAACGGGTTTGGGATGAAGCGAGTCGCACTCCGTCGTGCTGGCGGCGATTCAGCAATTGCCGGCGTCTGAGTGGTCCAATTTCTTCCGACCCAACCTAATTCTTCCCCAACAACTTTTTTGGCCTGCTGGATTTGGCAGAGCCGCGCCGGCAGCCCCTCCTTGTTCGGGTACTAGTGCGACGGCCAACAGTACGTACCTGCCGAGCCAAGGAGCGGGTGGCGATTGGCACACGAGCTAAGGTGCCATTTCGCGGGACGCCATCcaggtacttggtacttacaagtgagcgtacggagtaccgggGAACTATTTGTAGAAGAAAATGTTCCGCAACGAGCAACACTATACTACTGCTCTTgagcacgtacttactttgtCGACAGGCAAAGAGCATGGGGTCAATGTGTTTGTGTGCCTGCGATTTGGTGAAGATGCTAGTGTCcacagtactgtgcaagtaagaCTCCGTAGTGCATGCCAGACGAGGCACCAGAGCCCTGCTGTtgacgcaagtacagtacaggtgcttgtacttacatgtaggtacatgtactccgtgcacctacttactaataTTGCACCTTCCACCTCCGTGCTTGACAGAGCAGCAAGACTGTAATTCCTTactgtgctgcacatgtaggtgtcaatacgtacctagtactccgtaggtacggagtagttgtaagtaagtaagtactccgtactgtactccgtaatagtacttgtactgtaggtgtactgtaggtactttgACAGCAATATTCAAtcaaagtacggagaacggagtagtATTGAGTATTGCTCGTATCTGCGCCaccaggcaagcaggcaagtacatgtacatgtaggtactagaCCGCATGTGGGTGAGCCGTCTTGTCATGTCACAAGCCATCTAGCAGCACAGTCGAAACCGCAGCAACAGGCAGGAATTCATTGAGCTTTCTGCTTCCCGGAGTGACTCTTCAGATCGAGAATGAAAAGCGACCAGGGCTCGGCCCCCACCCTGCTACTAGTATGGCACACGCTCTCCGTTGCGCTGTACATGTCCtcacgtacaagtagggaTCATGAAGACTGCATTTTcacttacaagtacctgtcGTAGGTAGG of the Drechmeria coniospora strain ARSEF 6962 chromosome 01, whole genome shotgun sequence genome contains:
- a CDS encoding acyl-CoA desaturase is translated as MSEPSSAAAKAQAEAFPDGTTEYKPLRKANYALDKVHISDTPMTLSNWHKHVDWLNTTFIIFIPMIGFISAYWIPLQFYTAIFSVIYYFNTGLGITAGYHRLWAHTSYKATTPLKIYLAAVGAGAVEGSIRWWSKEHRAHHRYTDTVKDPYSVRKGLLYSHIGWMVFKQNPKRKGRTDITDLNEDPIVVWQHRNYLKSVISMALVFPTLVCGLGWGDWLGGFIYGGILRICFVQQATFCVNSLAHWLGDQPFDDRNSPRDHVITALVTLGEGYHNFHHEFPSDFRNAIEWWQYDPTKWMICLWKYTGLAYDLKQFRANEIEKGRVQQMQKKLDQKRSTLDWGTPLEQLPVISWDDFVDDAKNKGKALIAIAGVIHDVGDFIKDHPGGKALITSAIGKDATAIFNGGVYNHSNAAHNLLSTMRVGVLRGGCEVEIWKRAQFENKDVTYTNDSSGQRIVRAGAQVTKLVQPGASADAA
- a CDS encoding putative nuclear pore protein, with the protein product MTAPLPHSPPIDDKSPFELNLQHGHRDLVQAVAFNTYGDRCATGSVDGRIRVFNRHKDGVWRLCDTWTAHGGEVLELQWLPSTIYPNLVASLGIEGWFRLWAENPSAPPGRRFCSGRSVTGRPAFDTRSSRAPYRSFSMKHNEETRQTHLALLATDGRLTIYENDQPENLSEYTSIDEFSVGPKPSRGEEVSYRVRFDPNPEPCYAALRAGVTSDALGLVVAAMDVVKVYRSRDVVTTSYGVSSTQKEFYLAVEIPGHRGLVRDVVWAPGNIRGYDMVATACQDGYARVFRLDTPYSDADGKSWSAADLLKPAVVPPAKDGLVGQDDDEKQHQHQHPSTLSASLAKSGAQTERQWTGQPGQVEHVFREISRLDSHRTPVWRVGFDDDGQILGSTGDDGRLLCYRQTPDGAWAKSSELVMMKARMAAP